AAGTCTGTCATTGAAAGGTTTAAATGATGGTCTCAAATTTTTGAATGGTGATGATATGAAGGTTACGTGCACACCCAACCTGTGCTCATTAACACACATCGGGGCGAGGGAGAACAACGAGGATAACTATGCCGCTGTTAAGCTCAGTGATGCCTACTACATAGCGGTCGCAGACGGTATGGGCGGACACGCCGCGGGTGAGGTTGCCTCCCAAATGGCCGTTGAAACCGTCACAGGTTTTATCCGGGAGAACTACAGGACTGAAATGGACTGGCCCCACCTAAAGTTCCTTCTAAGGCTCTCCCACGAGCTTGCCCACTCCCGGATAATCGAGAATGCCGTTGGCGAAAGGATGGGAATGGGGACAACTCTGATCTCCACCATCATAAGGGGCAATGAGGTCTTCGTGACCAACACGGGAGACAGCAGGGCGGCCCTGATAAGAAGGGGCAAAACCGTCGCCAGAACAATCGATCATTCCTTCGTCCAGAGGCTCATTGAAGAGGGCCAGATAACCGAGGAGGAA
The DNA window shown above is from Thermococcus sp. and carries:
- a CDS encoding protein phosphatase 2C domain-containing protein: MKVTCTPNLCSLTHIGARENNEDNYAAVKLSDAYYIAVADGMGGHAAGEVASQMAVETVTGFIRENYRTEMDWPHLKFLLRLSHELAHSRIIENAVGERMGMGTTLISTIIRGNEVFVTNTGDSRAALIRRGKTVARTIDHSFVQRLIEEGQITEEEAFGHPASNYITSAIGGGKPLRVDLYHWLAKPGDVLLMSTDGLHDYVRWNEVEALSKGGSARQIAFTLLKRALGVTRDNVTIAVWKW